The following are encoded in a window of Chondrinema litorale genomic DNA:
- a CDS encoding BRO family protein: MNEVKLFDTEEIRSVLLDNVWYFAVIDVIKVLTESNNPNVYWSNLKKRESKKGVELFTFCKKLPYEAPNKRTYQVEFAEKEGLLRIIQSVPSSKAEPFKLWLANVGSRALDEKTNKRLAAHRKLKESQNRLYDNIKERGVDQDGYKRVLKKGDDALFDNKDIHGVYKIDKKEDADDYMNALLLHGKGFAAELTNQNVNDLDLEGEEPISEKHQENNSTIRDVITDKTKHKPEDIAPEEDLKKSTKSLGEKDKPELE, translated from the coding sequence ATGAACGAAGTTAAACTTTTTGATACGGAAGAAATAAGATCGGTATTGTTAGATAATGTATGGTACTTTGCTGTAATCGATGTGATTAAAGTTCTTACAGAAAGTAATAATCCGAATGTGTATTGGTCTAACCTAAAAAAAAGAGAGAGTAAAAAAGGAGTAGAACTTTTTACATTTTGTAAAAAGTTGCCCTACGAGGCTCCAAACAAAAGAACTTACCAAGTAGAATTTGCAGAGAAAGAGGGTTTATTGCGTATCATTCAATCAGTACCGTCGTCAAAAGCAGAACCGTTTAAGCTTTGGTTGGCAAATGTTGGAAGCAGAGCTTTAGATGAAAAAACCAATAAAAGGTTGGCTGCCCATAGAAAACTAAAAGAGTCTCAAAACAGATTGTATGATAATATAAAAGAGCGTGGAGTTGATCAAGATGGCTATAAAAGAGTATTGAAAAAAGGAGACGATGCCCTTTTTGATAATAAGGACATACACGGTGTATATAAAATAGATAAAAAGGAAGATGCCGATGATTATATGAATGCACTCTTGTTGCACGGAAAAGGCTTTGCTGCAGAGTTAACCAACCAAAATGTAAACGATCTTGATTTAGAAGGTGAAGAACCCATCTCAGAAAAACATCAAGAAAATAACAGCACCATCCGTGATGTAATTACGGACAAAACTAAACACAAACCCGAAGATATAGCCCCAGAAGAAGACTTAAAAAAGTCTACGAAGAGCCTTGGAGAGAAAGATAAACCGGAGTTAGAATAA